The following DNA comes from Mesorhizobium sp. B2-1-8.
GTTGAGCTCGGAAGCTTCCGTACGCTCGATGCGCCGCGCCATGAAGACGACTATTGTATAGCAGGTGAGTGTAAACAACGCCCAGAGCCCGATCTCATTGCCGACACCGGCCAGACGACCGGCCGCGGCGATCGCCAGGACGAGCAGCGGGATGACCACGGCGCCGCTTGTCATGGCCTGGGCGTGGAGCTTCAGCAGTTCGCGGTCGAAATCGGGATTGCCGGCCTGCTGCGAAAGACGGTCGCGCGTCTTGCGCACCGCGCGCGCGACATCGCTGTTGCGATGCCGTTTCCTGCGGTCCACAATGAACTTGTCCGCTGTGTTCGAGCGTTGCAAGGGCATCAAAAGCTTCAATTTATGCGCGCAGCGATTTCAAGGTGTTAAGCTACGTTCGAATGATTAACCAACCGTTTGCCATATGAGCCGTTCCTGGTCGCCGAGGTCGCGCCCGCGGTACGCGGCACCACGCCCGAGAGGCCTGTGGCGCAAGCTGCTGGACTACGGGCTGGCCGTCATCATTCTGGGGCTGCTGATCCTGCTTGCGGCGCGTCTTGACCGGGTGGAGACACGCAAGACGCAAGGTACGGCCATCATCAATGACGGCGATTCGATCACGCTCGGCGCCGAGCGCATCCGCATGCGCGGCATCGACGCTCCGGAATACACCCAGACCTGCCGCAAGAACGGCGCCGATTATGCCTGCGGTACGCTGGCGCGCCAGTCACTGGTGCGGCTGATCGCCGGCAGGCCGGTCGCCTGCAGCGGCTGGCAGCGCGATCGCTACGGCCGGTTGCTTGGCGACTGCAAGGCCGGCGGCACCGACCTCAACCGCGCCCAGGTCGAGGCCGGCTGGGCCGTCGCCTATGGCGACTTCGAAGGCGAGGAAGCGACCGCGCGCGCGGCAAGGGTCGGCATCTGGGCGGGTACGTTCGACCAGCCGCAGGACTGGCGCGACAGCCACCACGGCGGGGTCGTGGAGCGAAAACATGGCACGCTGGCGTCGATCGGCGACGCGGCGCGCGAGATAATTCGCTTCTGGTGAAGCGTTTCTGGCGGAACGAAAAGGAGGATCGAAATGAAGCTGTTCGACGGCGGTCGTGCGCCCAACCCACGGCGGGTTCGCGTTTTCCTCGCAGAGAAGGGGATCACGGTTCCGTTGGTGCCCGTCGACATGGGCGCGCTGGAACACAAGCAGCAGTCGGTCAGTTCGCGCAATCCGCTGCAGCGCCTGCCGGTTCTCGAACTCGATGATGGCACCATCCTCACCGAATCCGTCGCCATCTGCCGCTATTTCGAGGAGCTTTATCCCGAGCCGGCATTGTTCGGGCGCGGCGCGCTTGGCAAGGCGCAGGTCGAGATGTGGCAGAGGCGGATGGAGTTCAACCTGCTCAGCAGCGTCACGCAGGCTTTCCGCCACATCCATCCGGCCATGAAGGAATGGGAAATCCCGCAGATTCCCGAATGGGGCGAGGC
Coding sequences within:
- a CDS encoding thermonuclease family protein; amino-acid sequence: MSRSWSPRSRPRYAAPRPRGLWRKLLDYGLAVIILGLLILLAARLDRVETRKTQGTAIINDGDSITLGAERIRMRGIDAPEYTQTCRKNGADYACGTLARQSLVRLIAGRPVACSGWQRDRYGRLLGDCKAGGTDLNRAQVEAGWAVAYGDFEGEEATARAARVGIWAGTFDQPQDWRDSHHGGVVERKHGTLASIGDAAREIIRFW
- a CDS encoding glutathione S-transferase — protein: MKLFDGGRAPNPRRVRVFLAEKGITVPLVPVDMGALEHKQQSVSSRNPLQRLPVLELDDGTILTESVAICRYFEELYPEPALFGRGALGKAQVEMWQRRMEFNLLSSVTQAFRHIHPAMKEWEIPQIPEWGEANKPKALEFLRLLDAELGSREFAAGDSYSIADITGMIAIDFMKPARIKVPEECTNVLRWHHAVSSRPSAAA